One stretch of Schistocerca gregaria isolate iqSchGreg1 unplaced genomic scaffold, iqSchGreg1.2 ptg000946l, whole genome shotgun sequence DNA includes these proteins:
- the LOC126325828 gene encoding epsin-like isoform X1 — MNFFQKMARKGKDVAFRRSPTEILIRDMTNNEQWGPTGTDLRRIAYLTYSPSAYDEIMSVLWERIEDYGKNWRHIYKALLVLDFLLKNGCDRVISQVQCNQVIIKTLEYFSFIEDDEDVGFSIRQRASRIIELLQDPKKLAEERELAARNREKFSQQMYTNKNQAPDGQIMIQNYPQENRYVYPGLAEPSGQKFPDEGYLNVRGNPYDNVSSVLKNSERYGSQKVKNSLGKVGSQDSISAKDDDVVADLQKVSKETKETAQIQDMFDELLKVNNTPAQTTSENFQQMNSGFGANAAVNPVFEGMSQNVNMNKAYGNYNFNTGHTNLQSSNPFSQPSASSTQNQLYQPSLQRVQMNNSYQLDSSGYSEFQSSASTANNAIFFNQSSSSLAENVGQSFFQGALPDQRNPGSASAVPPVVPSTENFDPWKTSSIDLSFLDVKNRSIKPNPSNIAQE; from the exons atgaatttttttcaaaaaatggcacGAAAGGG GAAAGATGTGGCTTTTCGCAGATCTCCAACCGAAATTTTGATCCGAGACATGACGAACAACGAGCAATGGGGTCCCACGGGGACGGATCTGCGTCGAATAGCTTATCTGACGTATTCTCCTAGTGCATATGATGAGATTATGAGTGTATTATGGGAGAGAATTGAGGATTATGGGAAGAACTGGAGACACATATACAAGGCTTTGCTGGTACTTgatttcttgttgaaaaatggctgcGATAGAGTTATAAGTCAAGTCCAATGTAACCAAGTGATTATTAAGACGCTTGAGTATTTTTCCTTCATAGAAGACGACGAAGATGTGGGTTTTTCAATAAGGCAACGCGCCAGCAGAATCATCGAGCTGCTTCAGGATCCAAAAAAACTGGCCGAGGAACGTGAGTTGGCAGCAAGAAACAGAGAGAAATTCTCGCAACAGATGTATACCAACAAGAACCAAGCGCCTGATGGACAAATAATGATTCAAAACTATCCGCAGGAAAACCGCTACGTTTATCCAGGGTTGGCGGAACCTTCAGGCCAAAAGTTCCCTGACGAGGGGTATCTAAACGTCCGGGGCAATCCGTACGACAATGTTTCTAGTGTCTTGAAAAACAGCGAACGTTATGGTAGCCAAAAAGTTAAAAATAGCTTGGGAAAAGTTGGGAGTCAAGATAGTATATCAGCAAAGGATGATGATGTGGTAGCAGATCTACAGAAAGTGAGCAAAGAGACAAAAGAGACAGCTCAAATTCAAGACATGTTCGATGAACTCTTGAAGGTCAACAATACACCTGCACAAACGACATCTGAAAACTTTCAACAAATGAATTCAGGGTTTGGAGCGAATGCTGCAGTGAACCCTGTATTTGAAGGTATGAGCCAGAACGTGAATATGAACAAAGCCTATGGAAATTATAACTTTAATACTGGCCATACTAATTTACAGTCAAGCAACCCATTTTCCCAGCCTTCAGCATCTTCGACTCAAAATCAATTATACCAGCCTTCGCTACAGCGGGTGCAGATGAACAATTCATATCAACTGGATTCTTCTGGCTACTCAGAGTTTCAATCAAGTGCATCTACTGCAAACAATGCAATATTTTTCAACCAATCCTCTTCTTCACTAGCGGAGAACGTGGGCCAATCCTTCTTTCAGGGCGCTCTGCCCGATCAACGAAATCCAGGAAGCGCATCCGCAGTACCTCCCGTTGTGCCCAGCACCGAAAACTTCGATCCCTGGAAAACAAGCTCTATAGATTTGAGCTTTTTGGACGTTAAGAATAGATCCATCAAGCCTAATCCCTCTAACATAGCGCAAGAATAG
- the LOC126325828 gene encoding epsin-like isoform X2, producing the protein MTNNEQWGPTGTDLRRIAYLTYSPSAYDEIMSVLWERIEDYGKNWRHIYKALLVLDFLLKNGCDRVISQVQCNQVIIKTLEYFSFIEDDEDVGFSIRQRASRIIELLQDPKKLAEERELAARNREKFSQQMYTNKNQAPDGQIMIQNYPQENRYVYPGLAEPSGQKFPDEGYLNVRGNPYDNVSSVLKNSERYGSQKVKNSLGKVGSQDSISAKDDDVVADLQKVSKETKETAQIQDMFDELLKVNNTPAQTTSENFQQMNSGFGANAAVNPVFEGMSQNVNMNKAYGNYNFNTGHTNLQSSNPFSQPSASSTQNQLYQPSLQRVQMNNSYQLDSSGYSEFQSSASTANNAIFFNQSSSSLAENVGQSFFQGALPDQRNPGSASAVPPVVPSTENFDPWKTSSIDLSFLDVKNRSIKPNPSNIAQE; encoded by the coding sequence ATGACGAACAACGAGCAATGGGGTCCCACGGGGACGGATCTGCGTCGAATAGCTTATCTGACGTATTCTCCTAGTGCATATGATGAGATTATGAGTGTATTATGGGAGAGAATTGAGGATTATGGGAAGAACTGGAGACACATATACAAGGCTTTGCTGGTACTTgatttcttgttgaaaaatggctgcGATAGAGTTATAAGTCAAGTCCAATGTAACCAAGTGATTATTAAGACGCTTGAGTATTTTTCCTTCATAGAAGACGACGAAGATGTGGGTTTTTCAATAAGGCAACGCGCCAGCAGAATCATCGAGCTGCTTCAGGATCCAAAAAAACTGGCCGAGGAACGTGAGTTGGCAGCAAGAAACAGAGAGAAATTCTCGCAACAGATGTATACCAACAAGAACCAAGCGCCTGATGGACAAATAATGATTCAAAACTATCCGCAGGAAAACCGCTACGTTTATCCAGGGTTGGCGGAACCTTCAGGCCAAAAGTTCCCTGACGAGGGGTATCTAAACGTCCGGGGCAATCCGTACGACAATGTTTCTAGTGTCTTGAAAAACAGCGAACGTTATGGTAGCCAAAAAGTTAAAAATAGCTTGGGAAAAGTTGGGAGTCAAGATAGTATATCAGCAAAGGATGATGATGTGGTAGCAGATCTACAGAAAGTGAGCAAAGAGACAAAAGAGACAGCTCAAATTCAAGACATGTTCGATGAACTCTTGAAGGTCAACAATACACCTGCACAAACGACATCTGAAAACTTTCAACAAATGAATTCAGGGTTTGGAGCGAATGCTGCAGTGAACCCTGTATTTGAAGGTATGAGCCAGAACGTGAATATGAACAAAGCCTATGGAAATTATAACTTTAATACTGGCCATACTAATTTACAGTCAAGCAACCCATTTTCCCAGCCTTCAGCATCTTCGACTCAAAATCAATTATACCAGCCTTCGCTACAGCGGGTGCAGATGAACAATTCATATCAACTGGATTCTTCTGGCTACTCAGAGTTTCAATCAAGTGCATCTACTGCAAACAATGCAATATTTTTCAACCAATCCTCTTCTTCACTAGCGGAGAACGTGGGCCAATCCTTCTTTCAGGGCGCTCTGCCCGATCAACGAAATCCAGGAAGCGCATCCGCAGTACCTCCCGTTGTGCCCAGCACCGAAAACTTCGATCCCTGGAAAACAAGCTCTATAGATTTGAGCTTTTTGGACGTTAAGAATAGATCCATCAAGCCTAATCCCTCTAACATAGCGCAAGAATAG
- the LOC126325849 gene encoding probable serine/threonine-protein kinase DDB_G0278665 isoform X2, with protein sequence MPNVKIRLVSAKNLKLVSANTTQGVCCVCYLDMTRSCIYPIKPPSSKNEAENPVFNQEITLTTSNPFENMLHISVFDKNKRSKDILIGETRISLRNLTNEREHLAWYKLNAHSSEILVGLKAVDFSTAQQYKGTQELKQKAYSPDHAMAKMNENCAGGIPRLAVQLDPGYNANNMVAMQGQAPKDRVASFPRQIVQNQQSRLMYPGSMPKNYLYDSPQLLLQNQEFTCQSDFKDMKCAPLLCLNESQIHRDFPNIARGSFGVVYTGNVQGIKDKVIIKDMQITNYVNIENWKREVSIMNSVRCPYVVEILGYSSSRNILTIIMEYMKKGSLYEVIHIRKEPISILLRMRMARHCALGLAHLHAAGIMHRDVKSMNILVSSDYACKFTDFGCAKLVSSRNFVNTANSGTPLWMAPEVKAGNYSFSADIYSLGIVLYEIFERCLPQFDQVRQTVIFPIHFQSSNLVLQCVDQTPQVRPTAAQIVKKLDIIIRNILNKVRTLISPDEEILLKQNALTFGFNNPEMTQADREINQLYVYLLNKESADVDNLVRMAFSKSSDPVAPTPNSNPIHMGYPNVSPQQLGNPAVNSEPSRLPPQYQDILALKNNQKINPAFHPQFRAVYQLQNAQFNPTDGFVNPSISGDFQDSAPFHQHNQYDPAFRNNENAFYPLPCPISSDQLQIQQSDPPQNYCGYAKSEIVGVDDCSNSDHFSEGQLYDVDRKSFPESQFIEQPKVNSSNPECSFNKAPNNNNFDFQDKKRNSFDRKLIQKKDQGVYSLVNSDQGNVLDYHRQTSGKNDFYAPVLEDTLKNQHLSLSAEGTGVNTKTSLSADNSRHVTLENVYNPSAIPPTKISLDHPENMYPSLDGPSVACRRPYSEWINIEKYIMSQDATRLQALLSQYNIDTSQCTCLDDLRFLLSKNAYKNDALVKELISLSKVLQD encoded by the exons ATGCCAAATGTTAAAATAAGGCTAGTATCGGCTAAAAACTTAAAATTAGTATCAGCCAACA CCACCCAAGGAGTGTGTTGTGTTTGTTATCTAGACATGACACGTTCATGTATTTATCCAATAAAGCCACCATCTAGTAAAAATGAAGCTGAGAACCCAGTCTTCAACCAAGAGATCACTTTGACAACGAGCAATCCTTTTGAGAATATGTTGCATATCTCGGTTTTTGACAAAAATAAACGTTCGAAGGATATTCTGATTGGCGAAACTCGAATCAGTCTCAGGAACCTCACTAACGAGCGCGAGCATTTGGCTTGGTATAAACTAAACGCCCATTCATCTGAAATATTGGTTGGCCTTAAGGCTGTCGATTTCTCCACAGCCCAGCAGTACAAGGGTACTCAAGAACTGAAACAAAAGGCCTATTCTCCAGACCATGCGATGGCAAAAATGAATGAGAATTGCGCCGGCGGGATACCTCGCCTTGCTGTACAGTTAGATCCGGGGTACAATGCGAACAATATGGTTGCTATGCAAGGACAAGCTCCGAAAGACAGGGTGGCTTCCTTTCCACGACAAATTGTTCAAAATCAACAGTCGCGTTTAATGTATCCGGGATCCATGCCCAAAAATTATTTGTACGACTCTCCTCAATTATTGTTACAGAATCAAGAATTCACTTGTCAATCCGATTTTAAAGATATGAAGTGCGCACCGTTACTGTGCTTGAATGAATCTCAGATCCACAGAGATTTTCCAAATATAGCAAGGGGTTCATTTGGAGTCGTTTATACTGGTAACGTTCAGGGAATCAAAGACAAGGTCATCATTAAAGACATGCAAATAACCAATTATGTGAACATTGAGAACTGGAAGAGAGAAGTGTCAATAATGAATAGTGTTAGATGTCCATACGTTGTAGAAATTTTAGGGTATTCTTCTTCTCGCAACATTCTTACAATCATCATGGAGTATATGAAAAAGGGTAGTTTGTATGAAGTTATCCATATTCGAAAAGAGCCTATTTCTATTTTACTCAGGATGCGCATGGCCCGTCACTGTGCGCTTGGGCTCGCTCATTTGCATGCAGCTGGAATTATGCACAGAGACGTAAAGAGTATGAACATTTTGGTCTCATCTGATTATGCATGTAAGTTTACAGATTTTGGATGCGCGAAGTTAGTTAGTAGCCGAAACTTTGTCAACACTGCCAATTCTGGAACACCATTGTGGATGGCACCTGAAGTAAAGGCAGGAAATTATAGTTTTAGTGCGGATATATATTCACTAGGTATTGTTCTCTACGAAATATTTGAAAGATGTTTACCTCAGTTTGATCAAGTGCGCCAAACAGTTATTTTTCCCATTCACTTTCAGTCGAGCAACCTGGTTCTTCAGTGCGTTGATCAGACGCCCCAGGTTAGACCTACTGCAGCTCAAATTGTTAAGAAGCTCGATATAATCATTAGAAACATCCTCAACAAGGTGAGGACGCTTATTTCCCCAGATGAAGAAATTTTGCTGAAGCAGAATGCTTTAACGTTTGGTTTCAACAATCCGGAAATGACTCAAGCCGACAGAGAGATAAATCAACTATATGTCTATTTACTCAATAAAGAATCAGCTGATGTAGATAACCTAGTTAGAATGGCGTTTAGTAAATCATCAGACCCTGTCGCACCAACCCCGAATTCCAACCCAATACACATGGGCTACCCAAATGTTTCACCACAGCAATTGGGGAACCCTGCCGTCAACTCAGAACCTTCTAGATTACCACCTCAATACCAAGATATACTGGCACTCAAAAATAATCAGAAGATTAATCCT GCATTTCACCCACAATTTCGAGCAGTATACCAACTCCAAAACGCGCAATTCAACCCTACAGACGGATTCGTTAATCCTTCTATCTCCGGCGATTTTCAAGACAGTGctccgtttcatcaacacaatCAATATGATCCTGCATTcagaaataacgaaaatgcattttaccCTCTTCCCTGTCCCATTAGCTCGGACCAGTTACAAATTCAGCAGTCAGATCCTCCTCAGAATTACTGTGGCTATGCAAAGTCTGAGATAGTGGGTGTTGATGATTGTTCGAATTCTGATCATTTTTCAGAGGGCCAGCTGTATGACGTAGATCGTAAAAGTTTTCCAGAAAGTCAATTTATCGAGCAACCGAAAGTCAACTCAAGTAATCCAGAATGTTCATTCAACAAGGCCCCAAATAATAACAACTTTGATTTCCAAGATAAAAAGCGCAATTCGTTCGATAGAAAGTTAATCCAAAAAAAGGACCAAGGCGTATACAGCCTTGTGAATTCTGATCAAGGTAATGTATTGGACTATCATCGCCAAACTTCTGGCAAGAATGACTTCTACGCCCCAGTATTGGAAGATACCCTAAAAAATCAACACCTATCCCTTAGTGCTGAAGGAACAGGCGTTAATACGAAGACATCACTTTCTGCAGACAACAGTAGACACGTTACACTAGAAAACGTGTACAACCCCTCTGCTATACCGCCAACTAAAATATCCTTGGATCATCCAGAGAATATGTATCCCTCTCTAGATGGCCCTTCAGTTGCCTGTCGTCGCCCGTACTCGGAATGGATAAACATCGAAAAATATATAATGTCTCAAGATGCAACGCGACTTCAAGCTCTACTAAGCCAATATAACATAGATACTAGCCAGTGCACCTGTCTAGACGATCTTCGTTTTTTACTGTCAAAAAATGCTTACAAGAATGACGCCCTAGTTAAAGAGTTGATATCGCTGTCGAAAGTTTTGCAAGACTAG
- the LOC126325849 gene encoding probable serine/threonine-protein kinase DDB_G0278665 isoform X1 → MTRSCIYPIKPPSSKNEAENPVFNQEITLTTSNPFENMLHISVFDKNKRSKDILIGETRISLRNLTNEREHLAWYKLNAHSSEILVGLKAVDFSTAQQYKGTQELKQKAYSPDHAMAKMNENCAGGIPRLAVQLDPGYNANNMVAMQGQAPKDRVASFPRQIVQNQQSRLMYPGSMPKNYLYDSPQLLLQNQEFTCQSDFKDMKCAPLLCLNESQIHRDFPNIARGSFGVVYTGNVQGIKDKVIIKDMQITNYVNIENWKREVSIMNSVRCPYVVEILGYSSSRNILTIIMEYMKKGSLYEVIHIRKEPISILLRMRMARHCALGLAHLHAAGIMHRDVKSMNILVSSDYACKFTDFGCAKLVSSRNFVNTANSGTPLWMAPEVKAGNYSFSADIYSLGIVLYEIFERCLPQFDQVRQTVIFPIHFQSSNLVLQCVDQTPQVRPTAAQIVKKLDIIIRNILNKVRTLISPDEEILLKQNALTFGFNNPEMTQADREINQLYVYLLNKESADVDNLVRMAFSKSSDPVAPTPNSNPIHMGYPNVSPQQLGNPAVNSEPSRLPPQYQDILALKNNQKINPAFHPQFRAVYQLQNAQFNPTDGFVNPSISGDFQDSAPFHQHNQYDPAFRNNENAFYPLPCPISSDQLQIQQSDPPQNYCGYAKSEIVGVDDCSNSDHFSEGQLYDVDRKSFPESQFIEQPKVNSSNPECSFNKAPNNNNFDFQDKKRNSFDRKLIQKKDQGVYSLVNSDQGNVLDYHRQTSGKNDFYAPVLEDTLKNQHLSLSAEGTGVNTKTSLSADNSRHVTLENVYNPSAIPPTKISLDHPENMYPSLDGPSVACRRPYSEWINIEKYIMSQDATRLQALLSQYNIDTSQCTCLDDLRFLLSKNAYKNDALVKELISLSKVLQD, encoded by the exons ATGACACGTTCATGTATTTATCCAATAAAGCCACCATCTAGTAAAAATGAAGCTGAGAACCCAGTCTTCAACCAAGAGATCACTTTGACAACGAGCAATCCTTTTGAGAATATGTTGCATATCTCGGTTTTTGACAAAAATAAACGTTCGAAGGATATTCTGATTGGCGAAACTCGAATCAGTCTCAGGAACCTCACTAACGAGCGCGAGCATTTGGCTTGGTATAAACTAAACGCCCATTCATCTGAAATATTGGTTGGCCTTAAGGCTGTCGATTTCTCCACAGCCCAGCAGTACAAGGGTACTCAAGAACTGAAACAAAAGGCCTATTCTCCAGACCATGCGATGGCAAAAATGAATGAGAATTGCGCCGGCGGGATACCTCGCCTTGCTGTACAGTTAGATCCGGGGTACAATGCGAACAATATGGTTGCTATGCAAGGACAAGCTCCGAAAGACAGGGTGGCTTCCTTTCCACGACAAATTGTTCAAAATCAACAGTCGCGTTTAATGTATCCGGGATCCATGCCCAAAAATTATTTGTACGACTCTCCTCAATTATTGTTACAGAATCAAGAATTCACTTGTCAATCCGATTTTAAAGATATGAAGTGCGCACCGTTACTGTGCTTGAATGAATCTCAGATCCACAGAGATTTTCCAAATATAGCAAGGGGTTCATTTGGAGTCGTTTATACTGGTAACGTTCAGGGAATCAAAGACAAGGTCATCATTAAAGACATGCAAATAACCAATTATGTGAACATTGAGAACTGGAAGAGAGAAGTGTCAATAATGAATAGTGTTAGATGTCCATACGTTGTAGAAATTTTAGGGTATTCTTCTTCTCGCAACATTCTTACAATCATCATGGAGTATATGAAAAAGGGTAGTTTGTATGAAGTTATCCATATTCGAAAAGAGCCTATTTCTATTTTACTCAGGATGCGCATGGCCCGTCACTGTGCGCTTGGGCTCGCTCATTTGCATGCAGCTGGAATTATGCACAGAGACGTAAAGAGTATGAACATTTTGGTCTCATCTGATTATGCATGTAAGTTTACAGATTTTGGATGCGCGAAGTTAGTTAGTAGCCGAAACTTTGTCAACACTGCCAATTCTGGAACACCATTGTGGATGGCACCTGAAGTAAAGGCAGGAAATTATAGTTTTAGTGCGGATATATATTCACTAGGTATTGTTCTCTACGAAATATTTGAAAGATGTTTACCTCAGTTTGATCAAGTGCGCCAAACAGTTATTTTTCCCATTCACTTTCAGTCGAGCAACCTGGTTCTTCAGTGCGTTGATCAGACGCCCCAGGTTAGACCTACTGCAGCTCAAATTGTTAAGAAGCTCGATATAATCATTAGAAACATCCTCAACAAGGTGAGGACGCTTATTTCCCCAGATGAAGAAATTTTGCTGAAGCAGAATGCTTTAACGTTTGGTTTCAACAATCCGGAAATGACTCAAGCCGACAGAGAGATAAATCAACTATATGTCTATTTACTCAATAAAGAATCAGCTGATGTAGATAACCTAGTTAGAATGGCGTTTAGTAAATCATCAGACCCTGTCGCACCAACCCCGAATTCCAACCCAATACACATGGGCTACCCAAATGTTTCACCACAGCAATTGGGGAACCCTGCCGTCAACTCAGAACCTTCTAGATTACCACCTCAATACCAAGATATACTGGCACTCAAAAATAATCAGAAGATTAATCCT GCATTTCACCCACAATTTCGAGCAGTATACCAACTCCAAAACGCGCAATTCAACCCTACAGACGGATTCGTTAATCCTTCTATCTCCGGCGATTTTCAAGACAGTGctccgtttcatcaacacaatCAATATGATCCTGCATTcagaaataacgaaaatgcattttaccCTCTTCCCTGTCCCATTAGCTCGGACCAGTTACAAATTCAGCAGTCAGATCCTCCTCAGAATTACTGTGGCTATGCAAAGTCTGAGATAGTGGGTGTTGATGATTGTTCGAATTCTGATCATTTTTCAGAGGGCCAGCTGTATGACGTAGATCGTAAAAGTTTTCCAGAAAGTCAATTTATCGAGCAACCGAAAGTCAACTCAAGTAATCCAGAATGTTCATTCAACAAGGCCCCAAATAATAACAACTTTGATTTCCAAGATAAAAAGCGCAATTCGTTCGATAGAAAGTTAATCCAAAAAAAGGACCAAGGCGTATACAGCCTTGTGAATTCTGATCAAGGTAATGTATTGGACTATCATCGCCAAACTTCTGGCAAGAATGACTTCTACGCCCCAGTATTGGAAGATACCCTAAAAAATCAACACCTATCCCTTAGTGCTGAAGGAACAGGCGTTAATACGAAGACATCACTTTCTGCAGACAACAGTAGACACGTTACACTAGAAAACGTGTACAACCCCTCTGCTATACCGCCAACTAAAATATCCTTGGATCATCCAGAGAATATGTATCCCTCTCTAGATGGCCCTTCAGTTGCCTGTCGTCGCCCGTACTCGGAATGGATAAACATCGAAAAATATATAATGTCTCAAGATGCAACGCGACTTCAAGCTCTACTAAGCCAATATAACATAGATACTAGCCAGTGCACCTGTCTAGACGATCTTCGTTTTTTACTGTCAAAAAATGCTTACAAGAATGACGCCCTAGTTAAAGAGTTGATATCGCTGTCGAAAGTTTTGCAAGACTAG
- the LOC126325850 gene encoding tRNA dimethylallyltransferase-like — translation MPLFCGMKRIGGARELLKKNKYASTCRFMTNYKQDSLLQQRAQVVVLSGPTAIGKSKIGIELKNKLGGILINGDSTKVYQGLNIGANKYLSSQDGMELWDIINPISGKSCSAGLYFDLAMDRIHNALNRGKLPIVVGGSGLYLKWLVNGKLEGPIRDPALNTAIRAEILSTTSSWDEAIKLVQAFDPKYASTIQKNDYRRTVRAIEIYRKYRELETDSTATTSNSQRNTGQNVLSSRIVKSENTMLDFRCFVLTMDRKKLYDRICSRCEDIIQAGLFLEVWNLMKQNLNEDSPPGKAVGYRQTIKYIKNRHFTEDSFHEYLLDFQAKSRQLAHRQLTWLRKQKGYCWIDVENLDCVADKIIDLITLPRDKWDRLMEIQDKEKKTICDMSEKMKTYVPFSKIFRVDKKLKKLNPLLYRQKIAESLQATDIQLKILNSIYEEMHAMDYSIQTNST, via the exons atgccgctTTTTTGTGGTATGAAGCGGATTGGAGGTGCTCGGGAATTATTAAAAAAGAATAAGTATGCAAGTACTTGCCGTTTTATGACCAACTACAAGCAAGACTCCCTTCTACAACAG AGAGCTCAAGTGGTCGTTTTATCTGGACCCACGGCTATCGGAAAATCGAAAATCGGAATTGAACTAAAAAATAAGCTAGGTGGAATACTGATAAATGGAGACTCGACCAAAGTCTATCAAGGCTTAAACATTGGCGCGAACAAATACTTGAGTTCTCAAGACGGGATGGAGCTATGGGATATCATAAACCCCATTTCTGGGAAATCATGCTCAGCTGGTCTTTATTTTGACCTAGCTATGGACCGAATACATAATGCGCTGAATAGAGGCAAATTGCCAATTGTTGTTGGCGGTTCAGGTCTTTATCTGAAGTGGCTAGTTAACGGTAAACTTGAGGGTCCTATACGGGATCCTGCGTTGAATACTGCTATTCGCGCAGAAATTCTCTCAACAACTTCTTCCTGGGATGAAGCCATAAAACTTGTGCAAGCTTTCGACCCAAAATATGCCTCCACCATTCAGAAGAACGACTATAGGAGGACTGTGAGGgctatagaaatttatcgtaaaTATAGAGAACTAGAGACCGATTCGACTGCAACAACATCCAATAGTCAGCGAAATACCGGCCAAAATGTTTTATCATCTCGAATTGTTAAAAGTGAAAACACCATGCTTGATTTTCGGTGTTTCGTTTTAACCATGGACCGAAAAAAACTTTATGATCGTATTTGCAGTAGATGCGAAGACATTATTCAGGCAGGCCTTTTTTTAGAAGTTTGGAacctcatgaaacagaatctcaatGAAGACTCACCGCCTGGAAAGGCCGTTGGATATCGTCAAACTATAAAGTACATCAAAAACAGGCATTTTACAGAGGACTCATTTCACGAGTATTTGTTAGATTTTCAGGCGAAGTCTAGACAACTAGCACATCGTCAACTAACGTGGTTAAGGAAACAAAAAGGGTATTGTTGGATAGACGTGGAAAACTTAGATTGTGTGGCCGACAAAATTATCGATTTAATCACTTTGCCTAGAGATAAATGGGACCGCTTAATGGAAATTCAGGACAAAGAAAAAAAGACTATCTGCGATATGTCTGAGAAAATGAAAACTTATGTACCATTTAGTAAGATATTCCGAGTAGATAAAAAGCTAAAAAAGCTGAATCCATTGTTATATAGACAGAAAATTGCAGAAAGTCTTCAAGCCACTGACATTCAACTTAAAATTCTTAATTCGATTTATGAGGAAATGCATGCAATGGATTACTCTATTCAAACGAACAGTACATAG